In one Pseudomonadales bacterium genomic region, the following are encoded:
- a CDS encoding NADPH:quinone oxidoreductase family protein, whose translation MKAVLCKAFGPPESLVLEDVPEPIPGPGEVLVDVRASAINFPDVLMIEGKYQSRPPFPFSPGGEIAGVVAALGSGVSKFAVGDRVFAGIGHGGFAERVVVNERALRTMAKGMSFAQASGISTTYGTSYYALKQRADLKAGETLLVLGAAGGVGLAAVELGKAMGARVIAAASSAEKLAAARRAGADELIDYSDGELKEKVKALTDGRGADVIYDPVGGELFDQCMRCINWYGRILVIGFAAGDIPKVPLNLILLKSCQLVGVFFGAWSARFTAEAAANFSEVLEFYKQGLIRPLVGAEYPLTEYAAALRCLSERRAIGKVVVIVQ comes from the coding sequence AAGCTGTACTGTGCAAGGCCTTCGGGCCGCCCGAGAGTCTGGTGCTGGAAGATGTCCCGGAACCCATACCGGGACCTGGCGAAGTGCTCGTGGACGTTCGAGCGAGCGCCATCAACTTTCCCGACGTGCTGATGATCGAAGGCAAATACCAGAGCCGTCCGCCTTTCCCCTTCTCTCCCGGGGGGGAGATTGCCGGGGTGGTAGCCGCTCTGGGCTCCGGGGTGTCGAAGTTTGCCGTGGGTGATCGGGTCTTCGCCGGGATCGGCCACGGTGGTTTCGCCGAGCGCGTGGTGGTGAACGAACGCGCTCTGCGGACCATGGCCAAAGGCATGAGTTTCGCCCAGGCATCCGGCATCTCCACAACCTACGGCACCTCCTACTATGCACTCAAACAGCGCGCCGATCTCAAAGCCGGTGAGACCCTGCTGGTACTGGGTGCGGCTGGCGGCGTTGGGCTGGCCGCCGTGGAACTGGGTAAGGCCATGGGTGCCCGGGTCATCGCGGCGGCGAGTTCGGCGGAGAAACTCGCGGCGGCCAGGCGGGCCGGTGCCGATGAACTGATCGACTACAGCGATGGTGAGCTCAAGGAGAAGGTCAAGGCACTCACAGACGGCAGAGGGGCCGATGTGATTTATGATCCCGTCGGCGGTGAGCTTTTCGACCAGTGCATGCGCTGCATCAACTGGTACGGACGCATCCTGGTGATCGGCTTCGCCGCAGGGGATATCCCGAAAGTACCCCTCAATCTGATCCTGCTGAAGAGCTGTCAGCTGGTAGGGGTATTCTTCGGTGCCTGGTCCGCCCGCTTCACAGCAGAGGCCGCAGCCAATTTTTCCGAAGTACTCGAATTCTACAAACAGGGTCTCATACGTCCGCTCGTGGGAGCCGAGTACCCGCTTACTGAATATGCCGCCGCATTGCGCTGCCTGAGTGAGCGACGCGCGATCGGTAAAGTCGTGGTGATTGTGCAATGA
- a CDS encoding disulfide bond formation protein B — protein MNQFQDSSEAWATMIVGVCGVLLCGALVMEYALGLAPCPLCLMQRIWFGIAGLIAVGGLLHSSRWGIYPLLSMLAALVGAGFALRQLYLQNLPAEQVPACGPDMAYAIENFPFADVLAMMTRGTGDCAQVSWQFIGISLPGWALLGFVVLIVLSALQLRAASVASR, from the coding sequence ATGAATCAGTTTCAGGATTCCTCCGAGGCCTGGGCCACGATGATCGTCGGTGTCTGCGGCGTCCTTCTCTGCGGCGCGCTGGTGATGGAATACGCGCTGGGCCTGGCACCCTGTCCACTCTGTCTGATGCAGCGCATCTGGTTCGGTATTGCCGGACTCATCGCAGTGGGCGGTCTGCTGCACTCCTCACGCTGGGGCATCTATCCCCTGCTCAGCATGCTGGCGGCTCTGGTCGGGGCGGGATTCGCGCTGCGCCAGCTCTACCTGCAGAACCTGCCGGCGGAGCAGGTACCCGCCTGCGGGCCGGACATGGCCTATGCCATCGAGAATTTCCCCTTCGCCGACGTGCTGGCAATGATGACCCGGGGTACCGGAGACTGCGCACAGGTGAGCTGGCAGTTCATCGGCATTTCGCTGCCGGGCTGGGCGCTGCTCGGCTTCGTGGTACTCATCGTTCTGTCCGCGCTGCAGTTACGTGCAGCCAGCGTGGCGTCGCGCTGA
- a CDS encoding Rsd/AlgQ family anti-sigma factor — translation MQTEVVPAVDRNHTSTRSSSATRSSPATRSSPATRSASERTREYLENSDKTFGGCRQRLIAYLVKLNHALDENFIDLSEALLGRFCDTLVDYLSAGHFRVFQRAIPSAHEYAAIEASTRQAMMFNDTFGNPANIDVSAVKNALEALALTLGTRFELEDDILRNDNAQEEIPEDAAVLLAAMVEIPATRNHASTRGLH, via the coding sequence ATGCAGACAGAAGTTGTGCCGGCCGTTGATCGCAACCACACATCCACCCGCAGTTCCTCTGCGACCCGCAGTTCCCCTGCGACCCGCAGTTCCCCTGCGACCCGCAGCGCCTCAGAGCGCACCCGGGAATATCTGGAAAATTCCGACAAGACCTTCGGCGGTTGCCGTCAGCGTCTGATCGCGTACCTGGTGAAACTCAATCACGCACTGGATGAGAATTTCATCGATCTGTCCGAGGCGTTGCTCGGCCGTTTCTGCGACACACTGGTCGACTACCTTTCCGCCGGTCACTTCCGGGTATTTCAACGGGCGATTCCCAGCGCTCACGAATATGCGGCAATCGAAGCGTCCACCCGCCAGGCAATGATGTTCAACGATACCTTCGGCAATCCCGCGAACATCGACGTGAGCGCAGTGAAAAACGCTCTGGAAGCACTCGCCCTGACACTGGGGACCCGCTTTGAACTGGAAGACGACATTCTCCGCAACGACAATGCCCAGGAGGAGATCCCGGAAGATGCCGCCGTCCTCCTCGCCGCGATGGTCGAAATACCCGCAACCCGCAATCACGCGAGTACCCGGGGCCTCCACTGA
- a CDS encoding ParA family protein, whose translation MDSTRPATCRILVINGKGGCGKTTIATNLAVAYANRGHSVALIDNDPQASSSYWIEQRSPALPTIRLIAAHQRPSMYQTQVYSNRLPPEVDRIIVDGQSNARDQEMESLLKQADIVLIPMLPSSIDIRAGGRFITNLLTHRAFRSSPRPVGVIANRIQPNTETHAKLEHFLGCIDVPAVATFRDSPVYSEAIELGQGVVDMTESRAARKETPAWWSLLRWIDAQRAPRSASDLRRRPLAAGPARLDDRSISA comes from the coding sequence ATGGACAGCACACGTCCGGCGACCTGCCGGATCCTGGTGATCAACGGTAAAGGTGGCTGCGGCAAGACGACGATCGCCACCAATCTCGCTGTCGCCTATGCCAACCGCGGGCACTCCGTTGCCCTGATCGACAACGATCCGCAGGCATCGAGTTCCTACTGGATCGAACAGCGCAGCCCGGCACTGCCAACCATCCGGCTCATCGCCGCGCATCAGCGACCATCGATGTATCAGACCCAGGTCTACAGCAACCGGCTGCCCCCGGAAGTGGATCGCATCATCGTCGACGGCCAGTCCAATGCCCGGGATCAGGAGATGGAGTCCCTGCTGAAACAGGCGGACATCGTACTGATTCCGATGCTGCCGTCTTCAATCGACATCCGTGCTGGCGGCCGTTTCATCACCAACCTGCTGACCCATCGCGCCTTCCGTAGCTCGCCGCGACCGGTTGGTGTGATCGCAAACCGGATTCAGCCCAACACTGAGACCCACGCCAAACTCGAGCACTTTCTCGGCTGCATCGATGTGCCTGCAGTCGCCACATTCCGGGACAGCCCCGTTTACTCAGAGGCGATCGAGCTGGGCCAGGGCGTCGTCGACATGACAGAGTCGCGAGCCGCACGCAAGGAAACCCCTGCCTGGTGGTCCCTGCTGCGCTGGATCGACGCCCAGCGCGCACCACGCAGTGCCAGCGATCTGCGCCGCAGACCCCTGGCTGCCGGCCCCGCACGTCTGGACGATCGCAGCATAAGCGCCTAA
- a CDS encoding ATP-binding cassette domain-containing protein, which produces MLTISGLGLKRGPTTIFENLNLTVHPGQKVAIVGRNGVGKSTLFELVLRTVQPDTGDIGRPAGWRIAYMAQEVGASSRPALDYVIDGDHELRKAERDLAAAEAEGRDMDIANGHIRLDDLGAYSAEARAGEILFGLGFSAADTARPFADFSGGWRIRLNLAQALMTPADLLMLDEPTNHLDLEATLWLETWLQRFPGTLLVIAHDREFLDNIADVTVHLHHGQADVYRGNYSAFESQRAEALMLRQAAFSKQQREIAHIHSFVDRFRAKASKARQAQSRLKALERMELVAPVHADSPYHLTFASPERMSNPLISLDQVSVGYGAHVVLQNVRASILPGARIGVMGANGAGKSTLLKCLQGALEPLSGEVVRGAHSAIGYFAQHQMETLDASATGLATLQDAHPRQREQWCRDYLGRWGFPKNLAERPIATYSGGERARLVLSLIAAEKPAILVLDEPTNHLDLDMREALALALQDYEGAMVIVAHDRSLLSRTVNELWLVEHGTVTLIDADLADYADLHNPAKLRAAAGLPELKSAPVATTQAAGNELTAKERRQAAAQQRKQEQPLRKSIRQAEAELEAVSARLADAEQKLADPEAYNSLPPGELDELIRMAGKLRKTRDAAEQKWLEASEALERLQS; this is translated from the coding sequence GTGCTGACCATCAGCGGCCTCGGCCTCAAGCGGGGTCCGACGACCATATTTGAAAACCTCAATCTGACCGTTCATCCCGGTCAGAAAGTCGCCATTGTCGGCCGCAATGGCGTGGGTAAGTCGACCCTGTTCGAACTGGTGCTGCGCACCGTGCAACCGGATACGGGGGACATCGGGCGTCCTGCCGGCTGGCGTATCGCCTACATGGCCCAGGAGGTAGGAGCCTCTTCGAGGCCCGCACTCGACTACGTGATCGACGGTGACCACGAACTGCGCAAAGCCGAACGGGACCTGGCCGCGGCGGAAGCCGAGGGCCGGGACATGGACATCGCCAATGGCCACATCCGTCTCGACGATCTCGGCGCCTACAGCGCCGAAGCCCGAGCCGGAGAAATTCTCTTCGGTCTCGGCTTTTCCGCTGCCGATACTGCAAGGCCATTTGCAGACTTCTCAGGCGGCTGGCGCATCCGTCTGAATCTGGCCCAGGCCCTCATGACCCCGGCCGACCTGCTGATGCTGGACGAACCCACCAACCACCTCGACCTGGAGGCCACCCTGTGGCTGGAGACCTGGCTGCAGCGTTTTCCCGGCACCCTGCTGGTGATCGCCCACGACCGGGAGTTCCTCGACAACATTGCCGATGTCACCGTACACCTGCACCACGGTCAGGCCGACGTCTATCGGGGCAACTACTCGGCCTTCGAAAGCCAGCGTGCGGAAGCGCTGATGCTGCGACAGGCAGCATTCTCCAAGCAGCAGCGGGAAATCGCCCATATCCACAGCTTCGTGGACCGCTTTCGCGCGAAAGCTTCCAAGGCGCGGCAGGCGCAGAGCCGGCTCAAGGCCCTCGAGCGGATGGAACTCGTGGCTCCCGTGCACGCCGACTCGCCCTACCACCTGACTTTCGCCAGCCCGGAACGCATGTCCAATCCGCTCATCAGCCTCGACCAGGTAAGTGTGGGTTACGGCGCTCATGTGGTGCTGCAGAACGTGCGCGCCTCCATCCTGCCCGGCGCCCGGATCGGTGTGATGGGGGCCAACGGCGCCGGCAAATCGACCCTGTTGAAGTGCCTGCAGGGCGCCCTCGAACCTTTATCCGGCGAGGTGGTGCGCGGCGCCCACTCTGCCATCGGCTACTTCGCCCAGCATCAGATGGAAACCCTCGATGCGTCTGCAACCGGGCTCGCGACTCTCCAGGACGCCCACCCCAGACAGCGTGAACAATGGTGCCGCGACTACCTCGGCCGCTGGGGATTCCCAAAAAATCTCGCGGAACGACCGATAGCCACCTATTCGGGCGGCGAGCGGGCACGTCTTGTGCTGTCCCTGATCGCCGCCGAAAAACCGGCCATCCTGGTGCTGGATGAACCCACCAACCACCTCGACCTGGATATGCGGGAGGCACTCGCGCTCGCGCTGCAGGATTACGAAGGCGCCATGGTGATCGTCGCCCACGATCGCAGCCTGCTGTCCCGTACGGTGAACGAACTGTGGCTGGTCGAACACGGCACCGTGACCCTCATCGACGCCGATCTCGCCGACTACGCGGATCTGCACAACCCGGCAAAACTGCGTGCGGCCGCCGGCCTGCCTGAATTGAAGAGCGCGCCGGTTGCGACGACCCAGGCTGCGGGAAATGAGCTGACCGCAAAGGAGCGGCGCCAGGCTGCCGCACAACAGCGCAAACAGGAACAGCCGCTGCGCAAATCCATCAGACAGGCAGAGGCGGAACTCGAGGCTGTTTCAGCCCGTCTTGCGGATGCCGAGCAAAAACTTGCGGATCCCGAGGCCTACAACAGCCTGCCACCCGGGGAGCTGGACGAGCTGATTCGGATGGCCGGCAAGCTGCGCAAGACCCGGGATGCCGCAGAGCAGAAGTGGCTGGAGGCGTCCGAGGCCCTCGAACGCCTGCAGAGCTAA